The nucleotide window CTCGGTGGACGCCGAGGGGCACATCACCGACCGCAGGGTGGGCGAGGCGCTGATGGGGCTGAAGCGGATCTGCCCGCAGGTGCGGTTCCTCGGCTCCTACCCGAGGGCCGACGAGACGGCGCCGCAGGTGCGCGCCGGCACGTCGGACGGGGAGTTCGCGGCGGCGGCGGACTGGCTCGCCCGGGCGATGGACGGCCGCGTCTGACCGGTCGCATCCGGCCGAACGTACACCCCCGGCCGCGTCCACAGTTTTCCACCGAGTTATCCACAGGCTCTCGTGGAGACCTGGGGACAAGTCGACAAGCCAGCCGCCCCCAGACCGTGATCTAGTCGACAAATCGGTCTGTTGCCTCCGAGCCGTCCACAGCGCCGCACTCCATCATCCGTCACCCCAATTACGTCGATCAACTCCATAGAGGGAACGAGAAGGCGCACTTCTCACCCGAATGGGACCTCTGGCAATGTTTGAAACCGGAATTACACATCACTCTCCCGGGAAAGCGGAATGATCAACTCCGTCTTCCACAGCCCACCCCCACACCCTGTGGACAACGGCCCGGGAGCCTCGGCTCCCTGTGGATAACCTGCGCCGACACCCGGCTCGACGGCCGGTTTCGCGGGCCGAAAATGCAACTCCGGAGGGCGATGCCGTTAAATTCGGTTGACGGGCAGTGGGGGTCGCCGATTATTTCTTCCGTTTCCCAGAAACGGACATTTGCCAGCAAACTCGACTTATTTTGTCGCGGCCGGAGGCGGCCTGCCGGTAGCCTGTAGCCGTGATCGACCTTCGCCTGCTTCGTGAGGACCCCGACCGAGTGCGCGCCTCCCAGCGCGCCCGTGGAGAGGACGTCGGCCTGGTCGACGCCCTGCTCTCCGCCGACGAGCGGCGCAGGTCGTCCAGTCACCGCTTCGACGAACTGCGCGCGGAGCAGAAGGCGCTGGGCAAGCTCATCCCCAAGGCCGCCGGCGAGGAGAAGGCCGGGCTGCTGAAGAAGGCCGGCGAGCTGTCCGCCGCGGTCAAGGCCGCCGACGCCGAGCAGAACCTGGCGGCCGAGGAGGCCCAGGCCCTGCTGCTGCGCATCGGCAACCTCGTCCACCCGAACGTGCCGGTCGGCGGCGAGGAGGACTTCACCGTCCTGGAGACCGTCGGCACCCCGCGCGACTTCGCCGCCGAGGGCTTCGAGCCCAAGGACCACCTGGAGCTCGGCCAGGCACTCGGCGCCATCGACGTCGAGCGCGCCGCCAAGGTCTCCGGCTCGCGCTTCTACTACCTCACCGGTGTCGGCGCCCTGCTGGAGCTGGCCCTGGTCAACGCGGCGATCGCGCAGGCCACCGAGGCCGGCTTCACCCCGATGCTCACCCCCGCGCTGGTCAAGCCGCGCGCCATGGAGGGCACCGGCTTCCTCGGCCAGGCCGCGGAGAACGTCTACCACCTGGAGAAGGACGACTACTACCTGGTCGGCACCTCCGAGGTCCCGCTGGCCGCCTACCACATGGACGAGATCGTCGAGGCGGCCAGGCTCCCGCTGCGCTACGCCGGTTTCTCGCCCTGCTTCCGCCGGGAGGCCGGCACCTACGGCAAGGACACCCGAGGCATCTTCCGCGTCCACCAGTTCGACAAGGTGGAGATGTTCTGCTTCGTCGCCCCCGAGGAGGCCGAGGCGGAGCACCAGCGGCTGCTGGCCTGGGAGAAGCAGTGGCTCGGCGCGCTGGGGCTGCCGTTCCAGGTGATCGACGTGGCCACCGGCGACCTGGGCGCCTCCGCCTCGCGCAAGTTCGACTGCGAGGCGTGGATCCCCACCCAGGGCAAGTACCGCGAGCTGACCTCGGCCTCCAACTGCGACGAGTTCCAGGCCCGGCGGCTGTCGGTGCGGATGCGGGACGAGCGGGGCACCCGTCCGCTGGCCACGCTCAACGGCACCCTGTGCGCCGTGCCGCGCACCATCGTGGCGATCCTGGAGAACCACCAGCAGGCGGACGGCTCCGTGGTCGTCCCCGAGGTGCTCCGCCCCTACCTGGGCGGGCGCGAGGTGCTGGAGCCGGTCGCCAAGTGACCTACCGGCTGATAGCCACCGACCTGGACGGCACCCTGCTCCGCGGCGACCACACGGTCTCCGCCCGTACCCGGCGGGCGCTCGCCACGGCCACCGCGGCCGGCGCCGACCACATCGTGGTCACCGGCCGCCCGGCCTCCCGCACCCTGCACATCTTCGACGCGCTGGACTACCAGGGGCTGGCGGTGTGCGGGCAGGGTGCCCAGGTCTACCACGCGGGGGAACGGCGGCTGCTGACCTCGGTGACCCTCGACCGCCAGGTGGCCGCGCTCGCCCTGGAGAAGATCGAGTCCGAGGTCGGCCGGCTCGCGGTCGCCGCCACCCGCGACGGGGTGGACGGCGCCTTCCTGGTCGAGCCCGGCTACCGGTTCGTCGCCGAACTGCCGGTCACCACGGCGCACGAGCGCGAGCGGTTGTGGGAGGAGCCGATCGGCAAGATCTTCCTCCAGCACCCCACGCTGACCGACGACGCCCTGGCCACCGCCGCCGAGGTGGCGGTCGGCGGCCTGGTGGGCGTGGTGATGGCCGGCGAGGGGCTGGTCGAGCTGCTGCCGCTCGGCCTGTCCAAGGCCACCGGCCTGTCGCTGGCCGCCCGCCGCCTCGGCCGTACCGCGGCCACCACGATCGCCTTCGGCGACATGCCCAACGACATCCCGATGTTCCGCTGGGCCGCCCACGGCGTGGCGATGGCCGGCGCCCACCCCGACCTCAAGGCGGTCGCCGACGAGGTGACGGCGGGCAACGAGGAGGACGGCGTGGCGGCCGTGCTGGAACGCCTCTACGGGTGACCGGAGCGCTTCCCGCCGCGAAGCGTCACGCCGCGCGGCGTACCTCGAAGTGGAAGCAGCCGAACTCCACCGCCCGTACGTGGACCACGGCCACCCGGGGGTCGGCGAGCGACTCGGCCAGCAGCGCCTCGCCGCCCGCCCGGCCGGGCCACTCGATCATCCGGCCGCCCAGGATGGTGCCGTTGGCGTCGTAGGCCCGCAGCACCCGTCGCGCACCGGTGCGGATCTGAGGGAACTCCAGCTGTCCGCCGCACGGCTCGGGGTGGATGAAGACCGGGCCCACCTCGTCGTACGCCGCCGGCTCGGCCCCCGTCCCGGCGGCCCAGCGGCGCAGCGGGGCGTACGAGACCAGGGCCAGCGGCTCGTGCGGGCGGGCCACGGCCAGGCAGCAGCGCAGCGGCGAGCCGCCGTCGGGGCCGGCGTCGACCAGGCGCGGGGCCCGCCCGGCGTCGTCCCGTATGCGCAGCGCGGCGACCACGTCGGGGGCGATCGCCCGGATCTCGAAGGCGGTGGCGGCCACCGCGGCGTCCATGTCGTCGATGAGGGTCATGGCACCGAGCCTGCCGCGCCGCAGCCGCGTCCACCGGCGGGAATCGGTCATGGCGTTCCCCCGCCGGGCGCCGCCCCCGCCGCGGGGAAACCGAGGCGCGAGTGATATCGGCGGGCCGATAGGATTTCGTCCATGGCGGCCACTGCACATGAGAAGCTCGACCCCGCGGAGCGGCGCGCTCCCCGCGACGGCGCGGACGACGCGACGACGTTCTACGTCACGACGCCCATCTACTACGTCAACGACGCTCCGCACCTGGGCCACGCCTACACGACCGTCGCAGGCGACGTGCTCTCCCGCTGGCACCGCCAGCGCGGCGAGAAGGTGTGGTACCTCACCGGCACCGACGAGCACGGTCAGAAGATCATGCGCACCGCCGACGCCAACGGGGTCACCCCGCAGGAGTGGTGCGACAAGCTGGTGGGCGAGGCGTGGCAGCCCCTCTGGAAGCATCTGGAGATCGCCAACGACGACTTCATCCGCACCACGCAGGAGCGCCACACCGCGCGCGTCCAGGAGTTCGTGCAGGACCTGTACGACAAGGGCGAGATCTACCGCGGCGGTTACGAGGGCCCGTACTGCGTGGGGTGCGAGGAGTACAAGTCCCCCGGTGAGCTGCTCGACGGCGAGGACGGCAGCAAGCTCTGCCCGATCCACAAGAAGCCGGTGGAGATGCTGAAGGAGGAGAACTACTTCTTCAAGCTCTCCGCCTACACCCAGCGCCTCCTCGACCACTACGAGGCCAACCCCGGCTTCATCCAGCCCGAGTCGGCCCGCAACGAGGTCGTCAGCTTCGTGCGGCAGGGGCTGGAGGACCTGTCGATCTCCCGCTCGACGTTCGACTGGGGCATCCCGGTGCCGTGGGACCCCAAGCACGTCATCTACGTGTGGGTCGACGCGCTGCTCAACTACGCCACCGCCGTCGGATACGGCTCCGACCAGGCCAAGTTCGAGCAGACCTTCCCGGCCGACGTGCACCTGGTCGGCAAGGACATCCTCCGCTTCCACGCCGTCATCTGGCCGGCCATGCTGATGGCCAACGGGCTGCCGCTGCCGGGGAAGATCGCGGCCAACGGCTGGCTGATGGTCGGCGGCGAGAAGATGAGCAAGTCCAACCTGACCGGCATCTCCCCGCACCAGCTCACCGAACACTTCGGGGTGGACGCCTACCGCTGGTACTTCCTGCGGGCGATCCACTTCGGCCAGGACGGCTCGTTCTCCTGGGAGGACTTCTCCGCCCGCTACACCAGCGAACTCGCCAACGACTACGGCAACTTGGCGTCCCGGGTGGCGGCGATGGTCGGCAAGTACTTCGGCGGCACCCTGCCCGAGGCCACCGCGCACGGTGACGCCGAGCAGGCGATCGCCGACGCGCTGGGCCGCGCGGTGGCCGAGGCCGACAGCCGGATCGGCGAGAAGCTGGACTTCGCCGGCGGCATCGAGGCCGTCTTCGACTTCGTCAAGCAGGTCAACGGCTACCTCACCGAGCAGGAGCCGTGGAAGGTCGCCAAGGACTCCTCCCCCGAGGCGCAGGCCCGGTTGGCGACCATCCTGTACACCGCCGCCGAGTCGCTGCGCGCGGTCGCGGTCCTGCTCAACCCGGTGATGCCGGCCACCTCCGAGAAGCTGTGGGCCTCCCTCGGCGCCGCCGAGCACCTCGGCGCCCTCGCCGACCAGCGCGTCCAGGACGCCGCCGCCTGGGGCCGCCTCCCGGCCGGCGCCACGGTCACCAAGGGCGAGGTCCTCTTCCCCCGCCTGGAAGACCCCAAGAAGGACGCCTGACGCCCGGGCCCGCGCCGGTACACGTAACGCGAAGAGCCCCGGCAGCCGGGGCTCTTCGCGTCTTCAGTGGTCCTCGGGGTACCGGACCGGCTCGTACCGAGCCGCGTAATCACGCAGGAAGGCGACGGCTTCTTCAGGCAGAGGGACCGTGTTCACCAGGAAATAGGCGAGGACCCGTTTCGGCGGGTAATATTCGAAGAATTCGTAGGCGAGATCCGGCTGATCGATGAGAGCCGGGTAACGGTCCAATACTCCGAGGTGGCCAAGAAGGTCGCCCAGTCCCCAGTGGTAGATGTCGTCTCCGGGGTCTTCCGGCATGACGAACACCGTCTCGCCACCCGCGGAGCGGACCGGCCGGCCGGCGGCGATCTCCTTGAGTTGAGATTGATCGAGTCCGTACCAGGGACCACTGTGCTCGACCACCAGCCAGCGGTTCATCGTGCCGTGCCGGAAGATCCGGCAGAGTTCTCCGGAGAAGATTTCCGTCCGATAGTCCAGGCCGTTCCTGGCAAGAACTTCGCGGGCGCCGCCGATCTCCACCTCGAACGGTTCATGCGAACCGGTGGCCATCGCGGTGAATTCACGGGAGAACTCACCGGGGTCCGGGAGTTCGCGAAGGCAGGAAAAATGCAGCGGCCCATCGACGAACCACCGGTCACCGGACCGCCAGGGCGCCCGCACCAACCGGTAGCCAGGGATACGAGCAGCCCAGCCGTCGACCTCGGGGGCGGGGCGCCCGCAGATCTCACAAGCATGGCCCTCGGCCGCCATACCGGCCTCCTTTCTCTGTGCCGTCAATGGTAGTGGGGTCACCGGCTGCTCGCGATCTTCGGAACGGGCACGATGTACCCGCGGTCGTTGACCGGTCCGCCGACCGGGTATTCACCAGGGGGCAGGGCGTGGATCCGCCGGTCGTCGAAGAAGCGGATTTCTCCGTTACGGCTGATCACTGCCTCCAGGTGCGGAGCACGTTTGTACGTCATATCGGTTTTCATGGATCCGTATTCATCGTCCGGAATGCCCAGCCGGTATCCCACGCCATGGTCCTTCTCCCAGTCGGAGAGAGGGCCGGGCAAACGGTCCTCCGGGTGGGTGTGCACGATGAACCGGTATCCCTGCCTGCCCAGTTCCCTGGGTATGACGGTTCTGGCCTGTTCACCCTGTATGAGGCGGAGGTCTCCGTCCGGGCCCTGGATCGCGGCGTGCTCCACCGAATTGAATTTCTGGAGTTCGGCCAGGTGCGAAGCGCTCACCTCGCCGGGCCCGATCGTCACCGGACCGTTCTCCAGGGCGCGCGCGAGTTGTTTGGCCTTCGGGGAGAGATCACCGTAGGTGATCTGGCCGCCGGGATGGCTGAAGTTGCCTTTCATCGGGGGGTTGATGTTGCGGGTGTCCCCCTCGTGGTGGCCGGTGCCCACTCCGTCCGTGTGCGGCGCCTCCTCCGCGAGCTGCCGGTCCCTGGCCTCGATGGTCCGGGCGGCCTTGGCGAGGCTCTTGTCGGTGTCGGTCAGAACGGTGTGGAGCGCGCCGGGCAGCTTGGGTCCGCACCGTGGCTGCGGTTCTGCGAAGGCCCTGGGTATCGACCTTGAGGGCATAGCCCTCCATGGCCACGCCCACCCCGCCGGTCAGTAATTTCGCGACCGACCGGCCCACGTGATCGCTGACCTCCTCGGCCGACTTGTCGACCAGCATGCCGAGGAGTTTGGCCTCCAGTTCCTGGAGCGCGAACTTGATCGCGGTCTTGGCGACCGCCACTTCGAGCGGGACTTCCCCCTCAGCCAACCCAAAGGTCACCAGCGCCTCGCCCTGGGTCGCGATCACCGCGGTGGCGAGGGTGACGGCAGCGCCGATCACCACCCCCTTCTGCACCTCCACGGCCACCGCGGCGTCCTCCAGCGCGGCGGCGAAGACGTGCATCGGCTCCCGCATCGCCGTGATCTGCGCGTGGTGGCCGTCCCATCGCCGCGCCATCGTTCTGACGAACGCCGACTCACTGGAGCCCGACAGCTCCTGCACCGCGTCATGGGACAGCCTGGAGATCTGCGTGATCTCGTCGGCGAAGGCGCGCAGATCCTTCGCCCAGCCCCGTAACTCGTCCTCGTCCACCCCGGGCCACGGCAGGCCCACGAAGTAGAAGGCGTCAACCACCCAGCCGGGTAACTCGATCGACAACGGTCCCCCCACGCTTCGGCTGCGTCCACCGGCGGGGCAGCCGCCCGGGGTGCTTCGGCGGGCGGACCCGCCGGGGACGGAGCCTACGCCGACAGCAGGCCTCGGCCCAGCCAGTCCCCGGGGTCCTTGGCGCCGGGGAGGCAGAAGAAGTAGCCGCCGCCGGTGGGGGAGATGTAGTCGACGAGGGGTTCGTCGATGAGTCGGGTCTGGGTGGCCTCGAACTGGCGGATGGGGTCCTGCTGGTAGCAGCAGAAGACCAGGCCCATGTCGAGGTTGCCGACGTTGTCGACGCCGCGGTCGTAGTTGTAGCCGCGGCGCAGGATGCGGGAGTCGTCGGTCCTGGGGGTGCGGGGGTTGGCCAGGCGGATGTGGGCGTCCAGGGGGATGGCGTTGCCCTTGGGGTCCTTGGCGTAGTCGGGGGCGTCGGTCTCGTTGGCGCCGTCGAGGGGGGCGCCGGTGTCCTTGCGGCGGCCGAACATCTTCTCCTGCTCGGTGAGGGAGACCCGGTCCCAGAACTCGACGAGCATGCGGATGATGCGGATCACCTGGTAGCTGCCGCCCACCGCCCAGGAGGGCTCGCCGGCCGCGTCGGTGACCCAGACCAGGCGGTCCATCTCGCGGCCGGACTTCACGTCCGGGTTGGCGATGCCGTCCTTGAAGCCGAGCAGGTTGCGCTGGGCGCCGCTGGGCCGGGGGGCGTTCTGGAAGCCGTCGACGCGCCACTTGATCTGCATGGCGCCGCGGGTGTGGCGGGCTATGTCGCGCAGCGCGTGGAGCACGGTGTCCTGGCTGGCGGCGCAGATCTGCAACGACAGGTCGCCGTGGCACTCGGCCTGGTTCAGGTTGTCGTTGGGGAAGGTGCGCATCGGGACGAGCTTGCGCGGCTTGGCCTTGGCCAGGCCGAAGCGGTCGTCGAAGAGCGAGGCGCCGACGCCGACGGTGACGGTGAGCGCGTCGGCCGGGACGACCGGGCCGAGGATGCCGTTGTCGGACGGGGGCGCGCCGACGCCGAGGTCGACGGGGGTGCCGCCGACGGTCAGGAAGCGCGCCCGTTCGGTGATCGTCCGGAACAGGTCGGTCAGTTCCTTGCGGTTCTCGGCGATCACGTTGAACGAGACGAAGGCGGCGGCGGTGGGCTGCGGGGTGAGGATGCCGGCCTGGTGGACGCCGTGGAAGTCGACGGCGGTGGTCCGGCCCGCCGAGGAGTCGTCGGCGGCCTGGGCGCGTCCCGGGGTGAGGGCGAAGCCGCCGCCGGCCAGCGCGGCGCCGGCGGCACCGGCGCCCAGCGCCGTCTTCATGAAGGCCCGGCGGGCCGGACCGGCCGGGCAGCCGCCCTCGGCGGCCGACGCGAGCTGTTCGTGGTTGACAGGGCAGGACATCAGGCGGACTTCCGGATCTCAAGGAGGTCGGGGATGGGCGCGAGGTCTTCCAGGAGCTGACCGGTGGCGCCGTTGAGCGTCTGGCGGCTGGTCTGGTCGAGCTGATCGACCGGGGTCCACGCGTCGCCGTGGTGGGCGGCGTCCAGCAGCTTCTGGACCCGGGTGATGTCGCCGTCCACGGTGGTCAGCAGGGCGGCGTCGCGCTTGGCGATCAACGGGCGCAGCACGGTGAGGAGTTCACGGGTGCCCGACAGGTTGGCCGCGGCGGTGGCCAGGTTGGTGCCGCTGCCCTCGTCGGTGTCGGCGGTCAGCTCGAACTGGAGGGTGTTCTCCAGGATCTCGTGGGTGCGCAGCGGCAGGTCGGAGACGTCGAAGTCCTGGCTGGGGAACGCCTTGCGCAGCCCCTTGACGTCGGCGGCGAGCTGGTCGGCGGGGGCGCCGAGGGAGTCGGCGGACTCGCCGTGCCACAGGCCGTACTCGATGCGGTGGAAGCCGGTGAAGCCCTTGTCGTGGACGCCGTCGGGCAGACCGTCGGCGCGGCCGTTGATCTTCTTGTCGAAGTCCTCGAAGGTGCCGTAGGCGGCGCCCAGCGAGGAGTACGTCAGATGGGCGGTGAGCCAGTCCTTCTTCGCGGCGTCGAGGTCGCCGGAGTGGATGTCGTCGGCGAGCTTGCCGGTCTGGCCGATGAGGGTGGCCAGGCCTGCGTCGACGTACCCCTTGTACGCCTTCAGCGGCTGCTGGAGGTCGTCCTCGGAGACCGGGGCGACCGGCCTGGTGTTGCCGGAGCCGCTGACCCGGACCGCGGCGGAGGTGGTGACCTTGCCGCCGGTGGGGACGCAGCGCCAGGCGTACTGGCCGCCGCCGATGGTGGCGACCAGGCCGCGGGTGGTGCCGGGGGCGAGGCCCTCGATCTCGCCGAAGACGGCGTTGGTGCCCGGGTCGATCAGGTAGACCTCGGAGGTCTTGTTCCCGGTGTTGTGCATCTGGAAGGTCTGGCGGCCGGGCTTGGGGGCGGTGAACCCCTTGCCGCAGTCGGTCTCGGAGACGGAGACGGTCTGCGCCCCGGCGGGCTTGGAGCCGCCCAGCGCGATCACGGTGCCGGCGACGACCACCGGGACGGCGACGACGGCGGCCGGGACGACCCAGGCCGGACGCCTGCGCGAAGCGGCCTCGGCGGACTTGCCGGCCTCGGCGGCCCCGGCGGTCTTCCCGGACTCGGCCGGCGCCGCGGCCGGCTTGGGCTTCGCCGTCCGCACCCCGCGGACGAAGAGCGTCATCACCACGGCCAGGTAGGCCACGTACGCGACCACCTGGAGCCAGGTCATCTGCGGGGTGAGGTTGAAGACGCCCTGGAGCAGCGTGCCCCACCAGGAGCTGGCGTCGACGCTGTCGCTGAAGTGCACCGCGAAGGCGTGGGCGCCGGGCAGGACGCCGCCTTCCTGGAGGTCGCGCAGGCCGTAGCCGAGGACCCCGGAGGCGATGACGATCAGCACGATGCCGGTGCAGGTGAAGAACTTGGTGAGGTTGATCTTCAGTACCCGGCGGTACAGGCCCCAGCAGAGCCCGGCGGCGATCACCAGGCCGACCGCGGCGCCGATCAGCGGGCCGGTGGACTCCCCGGCGGCGCGGGCGGTGGTCCACAGGAAGAGCGCGGTCTCCAGGCCCTCCCGGCCGACCGCCAGGAACGAGGTGACCACCAGCATCCCGGCGCCCATGGAGAGCGCGGCGGTGACCTTCTCGCGGATCTCGCTGGAGAGGTTGCGGGCCGAGCGGCGCATCCAGAAGACCATGGCGGTCACGAAGCCCACCGCGATGACGCTGAGCGCGCCGCCGAACGCCTCCTGGGCGGTGGCCGGCATGTTGGCGGCGCTGAAGGTGAGGACGGCACCGAAGCTCATGGCCACCGCGATGGCGGCCAGCACCCCGGTCCACACCTGGGGCAGCCGGGACTTCTGGTCGGCGCGGACGATGGTGGCGACCAGGATCGACACGATGAGGCCGGCTTCCAGCCCCTCTCTGAGGCCGATCAGAAAGCTGGGAAACGCGTCGTCCCACATGGTGACTGCTGTGTCCTCCCCGGCGCGCCCGCCCTGGTACATCCCTGTATGCCGCGAGGTTCACCGCGCGGACGCGCCGCACGCGTCCGCCGCAAACGGCAGTTAGCTTAGGCGAACCTTAGTAAACCCCTCAAGGGGTCGGACACCCGGGGCGCAACGCGACGCGCCGGGGCGGACGCGAAAAGGCCCCGCAATCCCATGGATTCCGGGGCCTTCGCGCCAGCTGTGTCCGGTATTGCCCTACTTGGCGGGGTCGGACTTGGCCTCCGGCTTGGCCGGGGGCTTGCGGATGCTGAGGTGAAGCTCACGCAGCCGGGCCTCGTCCACCTCGCTCGGGGCGCCCATCAGGAGGTCCTGGGCGGTCTGGTTGAGCGGGAAGGCGATGGTCTCGCGGATGTTGGGCTCGTCGGCCAGCAGCATCACGATGCGGTCGACACCCGGGGCGATGCCACCGTGCGGCGGGGCGCCGAAGTGGAACGCGCGCAGCATGCCGCCGAACTCGCTCTCCACCTGCTCGCGGCTGTACCCGGCGATCTCGAACGCCTTGTACATGATGGCCGGCTCGTGGTTCCGGATGGCGCCGGAGGAGAGCTCCACACCGTTGCACACGATGTCGTACTGCCAGGCCAGGATGTCCAGCGGGTCCTTGGTCTCCAGCGCCTCCAGGCCGCCCTGGGGCATGGAGAACGGGTTGTGGCTGAACTCGATCTGCCCGGTGTCCTCGTTGCGCTCGAACATCGGGAAGTCGACGATCCAGCAGAAGCGGAAGACGTCCTCCTCGAAGTGGCCGGCCCGCTTGGCGGCCTCGACGCGCACCGCGCCCATGATCTTGGAGACCTCGTCGAACTCGCCGGCCCCGAAGAAGATGGCGTACCCCGGCTTGGCCTCGACCGCGCCGAGCAGCGCCTTGGTGTCGTCCTCGGTGAGGAACTTGGCGATCGGGCCGGTGAGCGTCAGGTCCTCGCCGACGCGCAGCCAGGCCAGGCCCTTGGCGCCCTGGGTGGTGGCGAACTCACCCATCTGGTCGAAGAACTTGCGCGGCTGCTCCGCGGTGTCCGGCACCGCCAGCGCCCGCACGTGCTTGCCCGCGAACGCCTTGAAGCCGGAGTCGGCGAAGACCGCGCTGACGTCGGTCAGCTCCAGCTTGGCCCGCAGATCGGGCTTGTCCGAGCCGTACTTGAGCATCGCCTCGCGGAACGGGATGCGGGGGAACGGCGAGGTGACGTGGCGACCGCCGCCGAACTCCTCGAACAGCTCGGTCATCACCTTCTCGATGACCCCGAAGACGTCCTCCTGCTCGACGAAGCTCATCTCGACGTCGAGCTGGTAGAACTCGCCCGGCGAGCGGTCGGCGCGGCTGTCCTCGTCGCGGAAGCAGGGGGCGATCTGGAAGTAGCGGTCGAAGCCGGCGATCATCAGCAGCTGCTTGAACTGCTGCGGGGCCTGCGGCAGCGCGTAGAACTTGCCGGCGTGCACCCGCGAGGGGACCAGGAAGTCCCGGGCGCCCTCGGGGGAGGTGGCCGACAGGATCGGGGTCGCCATCTCGTTGAAGCCGAGCGCGGTCATCTTCTCCCGGATCGACCGGATGACCGCGGAGCGCAGCATGATGTTGCGGTGCATGCGGGCGCGCCGCAGGTCGAGGAAGCGGTTGGTGAGCCGCATCTCCTCGTTGGCGTTGTCCTCGGGGAAGACCGGGAACGGCAGCGGGTCGGCGGCGCCGAGCACCTCGAACGCGGTGACCTCGACCTCGACCTCACCGGTGGCCAGCTCGGGGTTGACGTTCTCGGCGCTGCGCGCGAGCACCCGGCCGTCCACCCGGATGACCGATTCCTTGGACTGGCCGCTGAGCGCCTCGTAGGCCGGGTTGTCCGGGTGGGCGATCAGCTGGACGACGCCGTAGTGGTCCCGCAGATCGACGAAGAGGATGCCGCCGAGGTTGCGCCGGTTGTGCAGCCAACCCGCGAGGCGCACCTCGTTGCCGACGTCGGCGGCGCGCAGCTCGCCGCAGGTGTGGGACCGGTACCGATGCATCGTCCATCCAAGGGGGCTCCGGGGGCGCGCCCCCGGGATAAGGAAACAGCAGACCCCCCACAGCGTACCTTGGCACCTCGCGCCCTCTATTGGTATGGACATGTCCTACGGGTGCTCACGCGAACGAATCACCATAAAGTAGGGCCGATGCAGACAGAGGGTGCTCCCCAGCCGCTCCGGGCCGAGGACGTGCTGACGGCCGTAGGCACCGGCCTTTGGCGTTGGGAGAACTCCAGCGGCACGGTCACCGTGGACCGCCGGGCCGCGGCGCTGCTGGGCATGGCGGACGGCGCCGGCACCGTCCCGGCCACCGCGGTCCGCGCCTGCCTGGCCCCCGAGGACATGGTCGACCTCACCGCGGCGGTGGACCTGGGGCTCGCCGAGGAACGGGTGGCCGAGGCCCGGCTGCGGGTGATCGGCGAGGACGGGCGGGTGGTACGGCGGCTGCACACCCGGCTGCACGGCGAGCCCCATCCGTCCGGCGGAGCGCACACCGTGGTCGGCACCCTGGCCGAGCTGCCCGAGGACGGCGCCCTGCACCAGGTCAGCGACGGCGGACGGCGGGCCCGGGAGGCGTTCCTGCTGGACGCCGGGCGGGCGCTGGCCGAGGCCGACA belongs to Streptantibioticus cattleyicolor NRRL 8057 = DSM 46488 and includes:
- the efeU gene encoding iron uptake transporter permease EfeU; the protein is MWDDAFPSFLIGLREGLEAGLIVSILVATIVRADQKSRLPQVWTGVLAAIAVAMSFGAVLTFSAANMPATAQEAFGGALSVIAVGFVTAMVFWMRRSARNLSSEIREKVTAALSMGAGMLVVTSFLAVGREGLETALFLWTTARAAGESTGPLIGAAVGLVIAAGLCWGLYRRVLKINLTKFFTCTGIVLIVIASGVLGYGLRDLQEGGVLPGAHAFAVHFSDSVDASSWWGTLLQGVFNLTPQMTWLQVVAYVAYLAVVMTLFVRGVRTAKPKPAAAPAESGKTAGAAEAGKSAEAASRRRPAWVVPAAVVAVPVVVAGTVIALGGSKPAGAQTVSVSETDCGKGFTAPKPGRQTFQMHNTGNKTSEVYLIDPGTNAVFGEIEGLAPGTTRGLVATIGGGQYAWRCVPTGGKVTTSAAVRVSGSGNTRPVAPVSEDDLQQPLKAYKGYVDAGLATLIGQTGKLADDIHSGDLDAAKKDWLTAHLTYSSLGAAYGTFEDFDKKINGRADGLPDGVHDKGFTGFHRIEYGLWHGESADSLGAPADQLAADVKGLRKAFPSQDFDVSDLPLRTHEILENTLQFELTADTDEGSGTNLATAAANLSGTRELLTVLRPLIAKRDAALLTTVDGDITRVQKLLDAAHHGDAWTPVDQLDQTSRQTLNGATGQLLEDLAPIPDLLEIRKSA
- the aspS gene encoding aspartate--tRNA ligase, with protein sequence MHRYRSHTCGELRAADVGNEVRLAGWLHNRRNLGGILFVDLRDHYGVVQLIAHPDNPAYEALSGQSKESVIRVDGRVLARSAENVNPELATGEVEVEVTAFEVLGAADPLPFPVFPEDNANEEMRLTNRFLDLRRARMHRNIMLRSAVIRSIREKMTALGFNEMATPILSATSPEGARDFLVPSRVHAGKFYALPQAPQQFKQLLMIAGFDRYFQIAPCFRDEDSRADRSPGEFYQLDVEMSFVEQEDVFGVIEKVMTELFEEFGGGRHVTSPFPRIPFREAMLKYGSDKPDLRAKLELTDVSAVFADSGFKAFAGKHVRALAVPDTAEQPRKFFDQMGEFATTQGAKGLAWLRVGEDLTLTGPIAKFLTEDDTKALLGAVEAKPGYAIFFGAGEFDEVSKIMGAVRVEAAKRAGHFEEDVFRFCWIVDFPMFERNEDTGQIEFSHNPFSMPQGGLEALETKDPLDILAWQYDIVCNGVELSSGAIRNHEPAIMYKAFEIAGYSREQVESEFGGMLRAFHFGAPPHGGIAPGVDRIVMLLADEPNIRETIAFPLNQTAQDLLMGAPSEVDEARLRELHLSIRKPPAKPEAKSDPAK